A region from the Salidesulfovibrio onnuriiensis genome encodes:
- a CDS encoding ABC transporter permease, with amino-acid sequence MTAYIIRRLLFLVFVLFGVSVLIFGLLMTFSPERRAAVYVTTPQQAKDIPRLVEQYGLNDPVPVQYTRWVKEVASGNLGWSLVAARPVAKAFWSYFPTTLELNLFASPLVIIVGIWLGTLAGVHRDTWLDHGTRIGAIVGWSLPTFLFALVLLMIFYGYFGLFPPGIISSDTSLWVINNPDKFTRYTGMYSIDGLLNGQLWVTWDSLNHLVLPVLTQVIVVVALLMRVMRSGMLEELSRDYVITAKAKGADAHTINIKHARKNALIPVITVAGQLVALSMEGSIAVEVVFSRQGMGWWLAHSATQLDMPVLMSVCMFIGVVFVLSNLIIDIMYAYIDPRIQLQ; translated from the coding sequence ATGACTGCATATATCATACGCCGCCTGCTGTTTTTGGTCTTCGTCCTGTTCGGCGTGTCGGTGCTCATTTTTGGTCTGCTCATGACCTTCAGCCCGGAACGGCGCGCCGCCGTCTATGTCACAACACCACAACAAGCCAAGGATATTCCCCGGCTCGTGGAACAGTATGGCCTGAACGATCCTGTTCCGGTCCAGTACACGAGGTGGGTCAAGGAAGTCGCCTCGGGCAACCTGGGGTGGTCCCTGGTGGCCGCCAGGCCCGTTGCCAAGGCCTTCTGGAGCTATTTCCCAACCACCCTTGAACTCAACCTGTTCGCCTCGCCACTGGTCATCATCGTCGGAATATGGCTGGGGACATTGGCGGGGGTTCACCGGGATACCTGGCTCGACCACGGAACCCGGATCGGGGCCATCGTTGGCTGGTCCCTGCCCACCTTCCTGTTCGCCCTGGTCCTGCTCATGATCTTCTACGGCTACTTCGGACTGTTCCCGCCGGGCATCATTTCCAGCGATACGTCCCTCTGGGTCATCAACAACCCGGACAAGTTCACCCGCTACACCGGAATGTACAGCATCGACGGCCTGCTCAACGGCCAGCTCTGGGTCACCTGGGACTCCCTCAATCACCTGGTGCTGCCGGTGCTGACACAGGTCATCGTCGTTGTGGCCCTGCTCATGCGCGTGATGCGCTCCGGCATGCTGGAGGAACTTTCCCGCGACTACGTGATCACGGCCAAGGCCAAGGGCGCGGACGCGCACACCATCAACATCAAGCACGCGCGCAAGAACGCACTGATCCCGGTCATCACGGTGGCGGGGCAGTTGGTGGCGCTGTCCATGGAAGGGTCCATTGCCGTGGAGGTGGTCTTCAGCCGCCAGGGCATGGGCTGGTGGTTGGCGCATTCCGCCACGCAGCTGGACATGCCCGTGCTCATGAGCGTCTGTATGTTCATTGGCGTGGTCTTCGTGCTGTCGAACCTGATCATCGACATCATGTACGCCTACATCGATCCGAGAATTCAACTCCAGTAG
- a CDS encoding PAS domain S-box protein, whose translation MATLLIVIHAFYFIQLPSIKSGLHDQKRAEVRELVNSAWGAVDMQYVLEQSGELSREQAQEAALRFLCSMRLGPERGNRFCICGKDGRLLSPSGGESKCFAKEEGWTEIVSALAEKARNHGEGYVEIAEQSGQNVPKLIYVRAFAPWDWVIGFCVYTDETKPVIDHLIDLLNLSMLLAFGLILVTSILVFRVGRGEGASAGPSQKRLHSIFDQTNQFIGLLTLDGHTMTVNRPFLNFIGMLESEIVGQQFWDTPWWRHSEESQERLKRAIAEAREGETVRFGLSATNVQGDPRSIDFLIKPIMNDEGGIAYLMAEGHDITPRVKAEEALRYSEESYRELVEYAQSIIVRWTTEGTIVFANEFALNLFGYDEAEIVGSNILGTLMPRNQESEERWFSFVEEIGSSRKEAFSLEKGCNRKDGSEIWISWTNKPIFDYKDRFAEVLSVGINITDRKKAQDELEWLNEELELRVNARTLALEKSLESLKQAQEQLVESAKMASLGGLVAGVAHEINTPLGIGVTTISYLDDKAAELAERYDSGKVKRSDFEKFIKLCRESTSAISMNLERASELIQSFKQVAVDQTSEQRRKFKLKNYIQEVLRSLHSKYKDTSHTIEVTGTEISLLSYPGAIMQVLTNLLMNALTHAFEDRENGHVTIDVAPLEKGVRFTFIDDGQGMNEMIKSRIFDPFFTTKRASGGTGLGLHIVYNLVTQKLGGTISCESEAGKGTSFIIELPREAPVI comes from the coding sequence ATGGCGACGTTGCTTATTGTTATCCACGCTTTTTATTTCATTCAACTGCCTTCAATCAAATCTGGGCTTCATGATCAGAAGCGCGCCGAGGTCAGGGAGCTTGTGAACAGCGCATGGGGCGCTGTCGATATGCAGTATGTGCTGGAACAGTCCGGGGAGTTGAGCCGGGAGCAGGCGCAGGAGGCGGCCTTGCGGTTTCTTTGCTCCATGCGACTGGGGCCGGAACGGGGAAACCGGTTTTGCATCTGCGGAAAGGACGGAAGGCTGCTTTCCCCCTCCGGCGGAGAGTCAAAATGCTTCGCAAAGGAAGAGGGGTGGACGGAAATCGTCTCAGCATTGGCGGAAAAGGCCCGAAACCATGGTGAAGGATATGTCGAGATTGCGGAGCAGTCCGGACAAAACGTCCCGAAACTGATTTATGTGCGGGCATTCGCCCCCTGGGACTGGGTGATCGGTTTCTGTGTCTACACGGACGAAACAAAGCCCGTGATCGATCATCTCATCGATCTCCTAAACCTTTCCATGCTGCTGGCTTTCGGCCTTATTCTGGTCACGTCCATTCTCGTCTTTCGTGTCGGACGGGGAGAGGGCGCTTCGGCCGGCCCCAGCCAGAAAAGGCTTCACTCCATTTTTGATCAGACCAACCAGTTCATAGGGCTGCTGACGCTGGATGGGCACACCATGACGGTGAACCGTCCGTTCTTGAATTTCATCGGCATGCTGGAAAGTGAAATCGTGGGGCAGCAATTCTGGGACACCCCGTGGTGGAGACATTCCGAGGAGAGCCAGGAACGCCTGAAGCGAGCCATTGCCGAAGCCCGCGAAGGGGAAACGGTCCGCTTCGGACTCTCCGCCACCAATGTTCAGGGCGATCCGCGCAGCATTGATTTTTTGATCAAGCCGATCATGAATGACGAAGGCGGCATTGCCTACCTGATGGCGGAAGGCCACGACATAACCCCGCGCGTCAAGGCGGAGGAGGCCCTTCGCTACAGCGAGGAGAGCTACCGGGAACTGGTGGAATATGCGCAAAGCATCATCGTGCGCTGGACAACGGAGGGAACCATCGTCTTTGCCAATGAATTCGCCTTGAATCTTTTTGGTTATGACGAGGCGGAGATCGTGGGCAGCAATATCCTCGGCACGCTCATGCCTCGCAACCAGGAAAGCGAAGAACGATGGTTTTCGTTTGTGGAAGAAATCGGCAGCAGCAGAAAAGAGGCCTTTTCGCTTGAGAAGGGCTGCAACCGGAAGGACGGAAGCGAAATATGGATCTCGTGGACCAACAAGCCGATTTTCGACTACAAGGATCGCTTTGCCGAGGTCCTTTCCGTGGGGATCAACATTACGGACCGGAAAAAGGCCCAGGACGAACTGGAATGGTTAAACGAGGAACTGGAGCTACGGGTCAATGCCCGGACACTGGCCCTTGAAAAATCTCTCGAATCCCTGAAACAGGCCCAGGAACAACTTGTCGAATCCGCCAAGATGGCTTCCTTGGGCGGGCTGGTGGCGGGTGTTGCCCATGAAATCAACACGCCGCTGGGAATCGGCGTGACCACCATCAGCTACCTGGACGACAAGGCCGCCGAATTGGCCGAACGGTATGATTCGGGCAAGGTCAAACGTTCGGATTTCGAAAAATTCATCAAACTCTGCCGGGAATCCACCTCCGCCATCTCCATGAATTTGGAGCGCGCCAGTGAATTGATCCAAAGTTTCAAGCAGGTGGCCGTGGACCAGACCTCGGAGCAACGGAGAAAATTCAAACTTAAGAATTACATTCAGGAAGTCCTGCGCAGTTTGCATTCGAAATACAAGGACACTTCCCACACCATCGAGGTGACCGGTACGGAGATCTCGTTGCTCAGCTACCCGGGGGCCATCATGCAGGTGTTGACCAACCTGTTGATGAATGCCCTCACTCATGCATTCGAGGATAGGGAAAACGGTCATGTGACCATTGACGTGGCCCCGCTGGAAAAAGGGGTCCGGTTCACCTTCATCGATGATGGACAAGGCATGAACGAAATGATCAAGAGCCGGATCTTCGATCCGTTCTTCACCACGAAACGTGCCAGCGGCGGCACGGGCCTGGGACTGCATATCGTCTACAATCTCGTTACCCAGAAACTGGGCGGAACCATAAGCTGCGAAAGCGAGGCCGGGAAAGGCACCTCATTTATCATAGAGTTGCCTCGCGAGGCCCCAGTGATATGA
- a CDS encoding sulfite exporter TauE/SafE family protein yields MTEYIYLFFAIMFGSFVQGVTGFGVVLVSLPLLSFVFDIKLLIPLICLTALIINGILSFQLRKNLDGKRFLIMLGASVFGLPLGVYALKTFSEAVLTLGLGILILLFTAYMRFTPRPTKELHLAWGGMAGFIGGILGGSIGANGPPIIMYLTLQPWNRDKIKSTMVTYFLFASVFNSASHAVSGLITMDVLKAFTIAVPATLLGIGAGVFCYKRINDTIYRKLASLLVFFLGLAMVVKTLV; encoded by the coding sequence ATGACAGAATACATCTATCTTTTTTTCGCCATAATGTTCGGCAGTTTTGTGCAAGGCGTCACCGGCTTCGGAGTCGTTCTCGTTTCCCTGCCCCTCCTCTCATTCGTCTTTGACATCAAGCTGCTGATACCCCTTATCTGTCTGACAGCATTGATCATAAACGGCATACTGAGTTTCCAGCTGCGCAAGAACCTGGATGGCAAGCGCTTTCTGATCATGCTGGGCGCCTCCGTTTTCGGCCTGCCTTTGGGGGTCTATGCGCTCAAGACCTTTTCGGAAGCCGTTTTGACATTGGGGCTCGGCATTCTGATCCTGCTTTTCACCGCCTACATGCGTTTCACCCCACGTCCGACAAAGGAACTGCATCTGGCCTGGGGCGGTATGGCGGGCTTTATCGGCGGGATACTCGGCGGCAGCATCGGGGCCAACGGACCGCCGATCATCATGTACCTGACGCTGCAGCCCTGGAACCGGGACAAGATCAAATCCACCATGGTCACGTATTTTCTGTTTGCCTCGGTCTTCAACTCCGCATCGCATGCGGTCAGCGGCCTGATCACCATGGATGTGCTGAAGGCCTTTACCATTGCCGTTCCGGCAACATTGCTCGGAATCGGCGCGGGAGTATTCTGTTACAAGAGGATCAACGACACGATCTACAGAAAGCTGGCTTCGCTCCTGGTCTTTTTCCTGGGGCTGGCCATGGTCGTGAAGACGTTGGTGTAG
- a CDS encoding HlyD family type I secretion periplasmic adaptor subunit produces MADNGLPKRQNDVSLSTRMLFYLCSAFCLCFILWASVAPLDIVSDTVGEVIPSTKVKRIQHLEGGIVSEIKVREGESVQADQPLVELESTASWSTAEELRIRVKSLMADVARLEAEERWFAADTDGNSTQIAFKPGGVSPRYPDVLLKESPELIKQADNLYEARLRSLENDIRVERERITQREKDIEEIQVRLSNHLKNFQYVREQISISEDLLKENLTTRYKHLGFLKEETQLKSKIGEERTSLDRARSELASAHEELDSVYNRHREQVQKAMAEAKQEYMEFSQRLKKLEDSLKRTVIRSPVAGVVKGVYLVNEGEVVMPGVTIMDIVPTEDRLVIEAHLPLSDIGYVSVGQEAIVRLASRDARRFGMLAGNVKNVSPDAISTTDKGTFYKVLVETSKDHFERDGNIYQLYPGMRVLVGIKTGERTVLEYLLYPYFDTLYQGLRER; encoded by the coding sequence ATGGCTGATAACGGGCTCCCCAAAAGACAAAACGACGTCAGCCTCAGCACCCGGATGCTGTTCTACCTGTGTTCGGCATTCTGCTTATGTTTCATCCTCTGGGCCTCCGTAGCTCCCCTTGATATTGTCAGCGATACCGTCGGCGAGGTGATTCCCAGCACCAAGGTCAAGCGCATTCAGCACCTTGAGGGGGGTATCGTCAGTGAAATCAAGGTAAGGGAAGGGGAAAGCGTCCAGGCGGACCAGCCCCTGGTGGAACTTGAATCCACAGCCAGTTGGTCCACTGCCGAGGAACTGCGGATACGGGTGAAATCCCTCATGGCGGACGTGGCCCGGCTGGAGGCCGAGGAACGCTGGTTTGCGGCCGATACTGATGGCAATTCCACGCAAATCGCCTTCAAGCCCGGCGGGGTGTCTCCCCGGTATCCTGATGTCCTTCTGAAGGAATCCCCTGAATTGATCAAACAGGCGGACAACCTGTATGAGGCCCGCCTTCGTTCCCTGGAAAACGATATTCGCGTCGAACGGGAGCGGATCACCCAACGGGAAAAGGACATTGAGGAAATACAGGTCCGCCTGTCCAACCACTTGAAAAATTTTCAGTACGTTCGGGAACAGATTTCCATCAGCGAAGACCTGCTCAAGGAAAACCTGACCACCCGATACAAGCATCTCGGCTTTCTCAAGGAAGAGACACAGCTCAAGAGCAAGATCGGCGAGGAACGGACCTCCCTGGACCGGGCCCGTTCGGAGCTGGCGTCCGCCCATGAAGAACTGGATTCCGTGTACAACCGCCATCGCGAACAGGTGCAGAAGGCCATGGCCGAGGCAAAGCAGGAGTACATGGAGTTTTCGCAACGCCTCAAAAAGCTCGAGGACAGCCTGAAGAGAACCGTGATCCGTTCTCCCGTGGCCGGGGTCGTCAAGGGGGTCTATCTGGTCAACGAAGGGGAGGTGGTCATGCCCGGGGTGACCATCATGGACATAGTCCCCACCGAAGACCGGCTGGTGATAGAGGCCCATCTGCCGCTTTCCGACATCGGGTATGTTTCGGTAGGCCAGGAGGCAATCGTACGCCTGGCCTCCAGGGATGCGCGCCGATTCGGCATGTTGGCCGGCAATGTGAAGAATGTTTCGCCGGACGCCATTTCCACCACGGACAAGGGGACCTTCTACAAGGTGTTGGTGGAGACCTCCAAGGACCACTTCGAACGCGACGGAAACATTTATCAGCTCTATCCGGGTATGCGGGTCCTGGTGGGAATCAAAACCGGGGAACGAACCGTTCTCGAATACCTTCTCTATCCCTATTTCGACACCCTGTATCAAGGGCTTCGGGAACGCTGA
- a CDS encoding ferredoxin, which yields MAIVIDPDECIGCETCVELCPEVFEMDSDGEKAVVINPDSTADCVDEAIDTCPSEAISKG from the coding sequence ATGGCCATTGTTATTGATCCCGATGAATGTATCGGCTGTGAAACCTGCGTTGAATTATGTCCTGAGGTATTCGAAATGGACTCGGACGGGGAAAAGGCCGTCGTCATTAATCCGGATTCCACTGCCGACTGTGTCGACGAAGCCATTGACACCTGTCCCAGTGAGGCCATTTCCAAGGGGTAA
- a CDS encoding ABC transporter substrate-binding protein, with translation MRKLVMLLLAFSLLLGACGEKPEMEKKAEEPAAEAKTEAQAEDTVKDKFVLESYGTLRTLDPACGYDSVSHMRSMNIYEPLIFFDGSSTDKYVPVLATEVPSVENGGIKDGGKTYIFKIRKGVKFHKGGELTPEDVAYSIKRHMIVDQEGGPMWMMLSALTGVNSTREDGKIREGIFEQIDKAVEVSGDEVILHLPKPFPPLLAVMAYSYGGLIMDKEWCVENGCWDGKIENAAKYNNPAFGSEPLHHIENGTAPYSMLKWEPSVEFVFERFDDYWGPQPAIKTAIVRYNQEWSSRKLALQNGDADRVTIDPQYLPEVESMPGVKVTPVPQLSVSAAIFCQTVNPEANPNIGSGKLDGEGIPVDFFADIHVRRAFLYAFDRKAYAKDVWNDQVVMPTSPNAKGMPFYKKVPVYEFDLEKAAEEMKQAFGGQLWEKGFKMVITHNTGNDQREAAAHMLAENVMSLNPKFQIEVRNMDWKDYVVAYRKYQFPIFLIGWGADYPDPDNFLFTFMSSEGTYGKFSGYKNEEVDRLCQEARFEIDPAKRGPMYERLQDMWYEEAVGCMIYQKIDHFSYRDNVKGFVPHPMLDHEWENIKLLSK, from the coding sequence ATGCGAAAACTAGTGATGCTGTTGCTCGCTTTCTCCCTGCTCCTGGGAGCATGCGGAGAAAAGCCCGAAATGGAAAAAAAGGCTGAAGAGCCTGCCGCAGAGGCCAAGACCGAGGCACAAGCCGAAGACACGGTCAAAGACAAATTCGTCCTTGAGTCTTACGGCACCCTGAGAACCCTTGACCCGGCATGCGGATACGACAGCGTTTCGCACATGCGCTCCATGAACATCTACGAGCCCCTCATCTTCTTTGACGGCTCCTCCACAGATAAATACGTGCCCGTCCTGGCCACCGAAGTTCCCAGCGTCGAGAACGGCGGCATCAAGGATGGCGGCAAGACCTACATTTTCAAGATCCGCAAGGGCGTCAAATTCCACAAGGGTGGCGAACTGACTCCCGAGGATGTCGCTTACTCCATCAAGCGCCACATGATCGTGGACCAGGAAGGCGGCCCCATGTGGATGATGCTTTCCGCACTGACCGGCGTGAACTCCACCCGTGAAGACGGCAAGATCCGCGAAGGCATCTTCGAACAGATCGACAAGGCCGTGGAAGTGAGCGGCGATGAAGTTATCCTGCACCTGCCCAAGCCCTTCCCGCCGCTGCTGGCCGTGATGGCCTACTCCTACGGCGGCCTGATCATGGACAAGGAATGGTGCGTCGAGAACGGCTGCTGGGACGGCAAGATCGAAAATGCCGCCAAGTACAACAATCCGGCATTCGGTTCCGAACCCCTTCACCATATCGAAAATGGCACGGCTCCGTACTCCATGCTCAAGTGGGAACCCTCCGTTGAATTCGTGTTCGAACGTTTCGACGACTACTGGGGCCCCCAGCCGGCCATCAAGACCGCCATCGTGCGTTACAACCAGGAATGGAGTTCCCGCAAGCTGGCCCTGCAAAATGGCGACGCCGACCGCGTCACCATCGACCCGCAGTACCTGCCCGAGGTCGAGAGCATGCCCGGCGTCAAGGTGACCCCGGTGCCGCAGCTGTCGGTTTCCGCAGCCATTTTCTGCCAGACCGTGAATCCCGAAGCTAACCCGAACATCGGCAGCGGCAAGCTCGACGGCGAAGGCATTCCCGTGGACTTCTTCGCCGACATCCACGTGCGCAGGGCGTTCCTGTACGCCTTTGACCGCAAGGCTTACGCCAAGGACGTCTGGAACGACCAGGTCGTCATGCCCACCAGCCCCAACGCAAAGGGCATGCCTTTCTACAAGAAGGTGCCCGTGTATGAATTCGACCTGGAAAAGGCGGCCGAGGAAATGAAGCAGGCCTTTGGCGGCCAGCTTTGGGAAAAGGGCTTCAAGATGGTCATCACCCACAACACCGGTAACGACCAGCGCGAAGCCGCCGCACACATGCTGGCGGAAAATGTCATGAGCCTGAATCCCAAGTTCCAGATCGAAGTCCGCAACATGGACTGGAAGGACTATGTCGTGGCCTACCGCAAGTACCAGTTCCCCATCTTCCTCATCGGTTGGGGCGCCGACTACCCGGATCCGGACAACTTCCTGTTCACCTTCATGAGCTCGGAAGGTACGTACGGCAAGTTCTCCGGCTACAAGAACGAAGAAGTGGACCGCCTGTGCCAAGAAGCCCGCTTTGAAATCGATCCCGCCAAGCGCGGCCCCATGTACGAGCGTCTGCAGGACATGTGGTATGAAGAAGCCGTGGGCTGCATGATCTACCAGAAGATCGACCACTTCTCCTACCGTGACAACGTCAAGGGCTTTGTTCCCCATCCCATGCTCGACCATGAATGGGAAAACATAAAGCTTTTGTCCAAGTAG
- a CDS encoding PAS domain-containing sensor histidine kinase, producing the protein MKQETGKRDGDSRVDANTRGLLAACTDPSLIMDIEAYVLVANQAAARMFGKETPEELEKESLYDLLPGNHASVLEERIEQVITHGETESFEEEINDISFINTFSPIFDAEGNVCRIALNSQDVTALRKSGEELRREQQRQIFFMETLPGLVFHIYPDDTIRYANHYFRKLFGSPRGKTCHEMLHSADSDFSACPPEGALSEDKFVEREWTDSKGRTFHIQYSPMTDSAGERIVLALGLDITERKHAEDRLRQAHDELQQLNEELEMRVAARTLALEESLKSLKEAQKQLVESEKMASLGGLVAGVAHEINTPLGVGVTTISYLEQEARELEDLYTSGKVKRSDLEKFIKICRESTSAILMNLQRASELIQSFKQVAVDQTSEQKREFELKNYIQEVLLSLHSKYKNTGHKIEVMGPEVTLESYPGAIMQVLTNLLMNTLKHAFEDMDDGKIVIEVIPREEGVRFSFTDNGVGMNEMLKSRIFDPFFTTKRGRGGTGLGLHIVYNLITQKLGGTISCESEPGKGTTFTIDLPRSVDS; encoded by the coding sequence ATGAAACAAGAGACGGGAAAAAGAGACGGGGACTCCCGAGTTGATGCTAACACTCGGGGGCTTCTTGCCGCCTGTACCGATCCCTCGCTGATCATGGACATCGAGGCCTATGTCCTTGTCGCCAACCAGGCCGCCGCGAGAATGTTCGGAAAGGAAACCCCGGAGGAACTGGAAAAGGAATCCCTGTATGACCTGCTTCCTGGAAATCATGCGTCCGTCCTGGAGGAACGCATTGAACAGGTCATCACCCACGGGGAGACGGAAAGCTTTGAAGAGGAAATCAACGACATTTCCTTCATCAACACCTTTTCTCCGATTTTCGATGCGGAGGGGAATGTCTGCAGGATCGCACTCAATTCACAGGATGTGACCGCCCTGAGAAAAAGCGGCGAGGAACTGCGCCGGGAGCAGCAACGCCAGATATTTTTCATGGAAACGCTTCCGGGCTTGGTCTTTCATATTTATCCGGACGACACCATTCGCTACGCCAACCATTACTTCCGGAAACTGTTCGGCAGTCCTCGCGGGAAAACCTGTCACGAAATGCTGCATTCCGCAGATTCTGACTTTTCCGCATGCCCGCCCGAAGGGGCCCTGAGCGAGGACAAGTTCGTTGAACGGGAGTGGACGGATTCCAAGGGCCGGACCTTCCACATCCAGTACAGCCCCATGACAGACAGCGCCGGGGAACGCATTGTTCTCGCCCTCGGTCTCGACATCACCGAAAGAAAACACGCGGAGGACAGGCTTCGGCAGGCCCACGATGAGCTGCAGCAGCTCAACGAGGAACTGGAAATGCGTGTCGCCGCACGAACCCTGGCCCTGGAGGAATCGCTGAAATCGCTCAAAGAAGCGCAGAAGCAGCTGGTGGAATCCGAGAAGATGGCCTCCCTGGGTGGGCTGGTGGCGGGGGTGGCCCATGAAATCAACACGCCGCTGGGAGTGGGCGTCACCACCATCAGTTACCTGGAACAGGAGGCCCGGGAACTGGAAGATCTGTACACTTCGGGGAAGGTAAAGCGTTCGGACCTGGAGAAGTTCATCAAGATCTGCCGGGAATCCACTTCCGCCATTCTGATGAATCTTCAACGCGCCAGCGAGTTGATCCAGAGCTTCAAGCAGGTTGCCGTGGATCAGACCTCGGAGCAGAAAAGGGAATTCGAACTCAAGAACTATATCCAGGAAGTTCTGCTCAGCCTGCATTCGAAATACAAGAACACCGGCCACAAGATCGAAGTCATGGGGCCGGAGGTCACGCTGGAAAGCTATCCGGGGGCCATCATGCAGGTGCTGACCAACCTGCTCATGAACACGCTCAAGCATGCCTTTGAAGACATGGACGACGGCAAGATCGTCATCGAAGTGATTCCCCGGGAAGAGGGGGTTCGTTTCTCCTTTACGGACAATGGGGTGGGCATGAACGAAATGCTCAAGAGCCGGATCTTCGATCCCTTCTTCACCACCAAGCGCGGCCGCGGCGGCACCGGGCTGGGCCTCCACATCGTCTATAATCTGATCACCCAGAAGCTGGGCGGCACCATTTCCTGCGAAAGCGAGCCGGGAAAGGGGACCACCTTTACGATAGACCTACCCCGATCCGTGGATTCATAA